One genomic region from bacterium encodes:
- a CDS encoding 5-oxoprolinase: MPGAPALGAVRLQVYRQLFTAVAEEMGAALRRASLSPNIRERRDYSCAVFDGEGRVVAMGDHMPVHLGAMPSSVESALELEPGPGDVVVSNDPFRGGTHLPDITVVKPVYVGGAGTGSSGGRARPLAYLAARAHHADVGGMAPGSMPLAREVFQEGLRIPPVRLMVAGERQEDVWRLLLANVRTPEEREGDLAAQVAALVVGERRLAELVERRGAAEVVAAMAELRRYGERLVRAGLARIPDGAYEAEEWLEDDGLGGGPFPIRVRIVVRGDEAEVDFTGTAPQAEGGVNAVRAITVSCVRYVLRCVLEALLGETLPAGGGDLDAVRIVTPEGSLVAATPPAGVAAGNVETSQRIADVLLLALAEALPELIPAQSQGTMNNLTIGGRDPRTGAGYAYYETVGGGMGAGPAGDGLSGVHVHLTNSLNTPVEALEHAYPFRVRRYEIRRGSGGSGLHRGGDGLRRDIELLGDATVSLLTERRARRPAGLAGGEPGAPGENRLLRAGEERPLPAKVTFLARAGDVISVRTPGGGGWGRAPQAAT; this comes from the coding sequence ATGCCAGGGGCGCCGGCGCTCGGTGCGGTGAGGTTGCAAGTTTATCGCCAGCTCTTCACCGCGGTGGCGGAAGAGATGGGGGCAGCGCTGCGGCGGGCGTCGCTCTCGCCGAACATCCGGGAGCGGCGGGACTACTCGTGCGCGGTGTTCGATGGTGAAGGCCGGGTGGTCGCGATGGGGGACCACATGCCGGTGCACCTCGGCGCGATGCCGTCGAGCGTGGAGTCTGCGCTGGAGTTGGAGCCGGGCCCCGGCGATGTGGTGGTGTCGAACGACCCGTTCCGGGGCGGGACGCATCTGCCGGACATCACGGTGGTGAAGCCGGTGTATGTGGGGGGTGCCGGGACGGGCTCCAGCGGGGGGCGGGCGCGGCCGCTGGCGTACCTGGCGGCGCGGGCGCACCACGCGGACGTGGGCGGGATGGCGCCCGGCTCGATGCCGCTGGCTCGGGAGGTGTTCCAGGAGGGGCTGCGGATCCCGCCGGTGCGGCTGATGGTGGCGGGAGAGAGGCAGGAGGACGTCTGGCGGCTGCTGTTGGCGAACGTGCGGACGCCGGAGGAGCGGGAGGGTGACCTCGCAGCGCAGGTGGCGGCGCTGGTGGTGGGGGAGCGGCGGCTGGCGGAGCTGGTGGAGCGGCGGGGTGCTGCGGAGGTGGTGGCGGCGATGGCCGAGCTGCGGCGGTACGGCGAGCGGCTGGTGCGGGCCGGTCTCGCGCGGATTCCGGACGGCGCGTACGAGGCGGAGGAGTGGCTGGAGGACGACGGGCTGGGGGGCGGGCCGTTCCCGATCCGGGTGCGGATCGTGGTGCGGGGGGATGAAGCGGAGGTGGACTTTACGGGGACGGCGCCGCAGGCGGAGGGTGGGGTGAACGCGGTGAGGGCGATCACCGTCTCGTGCGTCCGGTACGTGCTGCGGTGCGTGCTGGAGGCGCTGCTGGGGGAGACGCTGCCCGCGGGCGGCGGCGATCTGGACGCGGTGCGGATCGTGACGCCGGAGGGGAGCCTGGTCGCCGCGACGCCGCCGGCCGGTGTGGCGGCGGGCAACGTGGAGACGTCGCAGCGGATCGCGGACGTTCTCCTGCTGGCGCTGGCCGAGGCGCTGCCCGAGCTGATCCCGGCGCAGTCGCAGGGGACGATGAACAACCTCACCATCGGGGGACGCGACCCTCGCACGGGCGCCGGCTATGCGTACTACGAGACGGTGGGCGGCGGAATGGGCGCCGGCCCGGCCGGGGACGGGCTCTCGGGCGTGCACGTGCACCTGACGAACTCGCTGAACACGCCCGTGGAAGCGTTGGAGCACGCGTACCCGTTCCGGGTGCGACGCTACGAGATCCGGCGCGGGAGCGGCGGCAGCGGTCTGCACCGGGGCGGCGACGGCCTGAGGCGAGACATCGAGCTGCTCGGGGACGCGACCGTCAGTCTGCTCACGGAGCGGCGGGCCCGCCGGCCGGCGGGGCTGGCGGGCGGTGAGCCCGGCGCCCCTGGCGAGAACCGGCTGTTGCGGGCGGGCGAGGAGCGGCCGCTCCCGGCCAAGGTCACGTTCCTCGCCCGGGCGGGCGACGTCATCAGCGTGCGGACGCCCGGCGGCGGCGGTTGGGGCCGGGCGCCGCAGGCCGCGACCTAG